One Ricinus communis isolate WT05 ecotype wild-type chromosome 1, ASM1957865v1, whole genome shotgun sequence DNA window includes the following coding sequences:
- the LOC8261893 gene encoding ascorbate transporter, chloroplastic isoform X2 gives MAIGSLISNRNLGSFIGSGKVREQAILQHKGERPSIAAARFAHGNIFYRKCHSQMAISYTSGFSCSPVLRVTNHSSEKTSKSLAVPLQRSLGRCNCSSYPFVGNWLQLTKGQFQHFEFVKVNRTRAHYKSEEYDITQAAEGSSEAVLVEGNLPWWEQFPKRWVIVLLCFMAFLLCNMDRVNMSIAILPMSQEFNWNSATVGLIQSSFFWGYLMTQIVGGIWADKIGGKLVLGFGVVWWSIATVLTPIAARIGLPFLLMMRAFMGIGEGVAMPAMNNILSKWIPVSERSRSLALVYSGMYLGSVMGLAVSPVLIQKFGWPSVFYSFGSLGSIWFALWLRKAYSSPKEDPELSAQEKKLILGGSVSKEPVSVIPWKLILSKAPVWALIISHFCHNWGTFILLTWMPTYYNQVLKFNLTESGLFCVLPWLTMAFFANIGGWIADTLVSKGLSITAVRKIMQSIGFLGPAFFLTQLSHVRTPAMAVLCMACSQGSDAFSQSGLYSNHQDIGPRYAGVLLGLSNTAGVLAGVFGTAATGYILQRGSWDDVFKVAVVLYIIGTLVWNLFSTGEKILD, from the exons ATGGCTATCGGCAGCTTGATTTCTAACCGGAACCTCGGTTCTTTTATCGGCTCAG GAAAAGTTCGTGAACAAGCTATTTTACAGCATAAGGGAGAGCGGCCAAGCATTGCAGCTGCTAGATTTGCACATGGAAACATCTTCTACCGAAAGTGTCATAGCCAAATGGCCATTTCTTATACTTCCGGATTCTCATGTTCGCCAGTTCTTCGAGTCACCAATCACTCAAGCGAAAAAACTTCGAAATCCTTAGCAGTTCCTCTACAAAGAAGTCTAGGAAGATGTAACTGTTCTTCATATCCTTTTGTTGGTAATTGGCTTCAGCTGACCAAAGGACAATTTCAGCATTTTGAATTTGTCAAGGTCAACAGAACCCGTGCTCACTATAAATCCGAGGAGTATGACATAACGCAAGCTGCAGAGGGGTCAAGTGAGGCTGTATTAGTAGAAGGAAACCTCCCTTGGTGGGAGCAGTTTCCAAAGCGATGGGTGATTGTACTACTCTGTTTTATGGCATTTCTTTTATGCAACATGGACCGT GTAAACATGAGCATTGCAATACTTCCAATGTCACAAGAGTTCAATTGGAACAGTGCAACAGTTGGTTTGATTCAGTCTTCATTTTTCTGGGGCTACCTAATGACTCAG ATTGTTGGAGGCATCTGGGCAGATAAAATTGGTGGAAAGCTAGTATTGGGTTTTGGAGTTGTCTGGTGGTCAATAGCTACAGTTTTGACTCCTATCGCTGCAAGAATTGGACTCCCATTCCTGTTGATGATGCGAGCTTTTATGGGAATTGGTGAG GGTGTTGCTATGCCCGCTATGAATAATATTCTTTCTAAGTGGATTCCTGTCTCAGAGAGAAGCAGATCACTTGCCCTAGTTTATAGTGGCATGTATCTTGGTTCTGTCATGGGATTAGCTGTCTCTCCTGTTCTAATCCAAAAATTTGGATGGCCATCAGTCTTCTACTCATTTGGATCACTAGGAAGTATATGGTTTGCTTTATGGCTAAGAAAG GCTTATAGCTCTCCAAAAGAAGACCCAGAGCTTAGCGCACAGGAAAAAAAGCTTATATTGGGAGGCAGTGTATCAAAGGAACCTGTTTCAGTCATTCCTTggaaattaatactatcaaaaGCACCTGTTTGGGCTCTCATTATTTCTCACTTCTGCCATAATTGGGgaacttttattcttttaacgTGGATGCCTACATACTACAATCAG gtTTTGAAGTTTAATCTCACGGAATCTGGGCTATTCTGTGTCTTGCCATGGTTGACCATGGCTTTTTTCGCAAATATAGGAGGGTGGATTGCTGACACACTAGTGAGCAAAGGTCTTTCCATAACTGCAGTTCGAAAG ATCATGCAATCAATTGGCTTTTTAGGGCCAGCTTTCTTTCTAACACAGCTGAGCCATGTTAGGACTCCTGCTATGGCTGTACTATGCATGGCCTGCAGTCAG GGATCTGATGCATTCTCTCAGTCTGGTCTCTATTCCAATCACCAAGACATCGGCCCCCGTTATGCT GGAGTTCTATTAGGACTATCAAATACTGCAGGAGTGCTTGCTGGCGTCTTTGGTACTGCTGCTACTGGATACATTCTCCAAAGAG GTTCTTGGGATGATGTGTTTAAGGTGGCTGTAGTATTATACATCATAGGCACATTAGTCTGGAACTTATTTTCAACTGGAGAGAAAATTCTGGACTAG
- the LOC8261893 gene encoding ascorbate transporter, chloroplastic isoform X1, whose protein sequence is MAIGSLISNRNLGSFIGSGKVREQAILQHKGERPSIAAARFAHGNIFYRKCHSQMAISYTSGFSCSPVLRVTNHSSEKTSKSLAVPLQRSLGRCNCSSYPFVGNWLQLTKGQFQHFEFVKVNRTRAHYKSEEYDITQAAEGSSEAVLVEGNLPWWEQFPKRWVIVLLCFMAFLLCNMDRVNMSIAILPMSQEFNWNSATVGLIQSSFFWGYLMTQIVGGIWADKIGGKLVLGFGVVWWSIATVLTPIAARIGLPFLLMMRAFMGIGEGVAMPAMNNILSKWIPVSERSRSLALVYSGMYLGSVMGLAVSPVLIQKFGWPSVFYSFGSLGSIWFALWLRKAYSSPKEDPELSAQEKKLILGGSVSKEPVSVIPWKLILSKAPVWALIISHFCHNWGTFILLTWMPTYYNQVLKFNLTESGLFCVLPWLTMAFFANIGGWIADTLVSKGLSITAVRKIMQSIGFLGPAFFLTQLSHVRTPAMAVLCMACSQGSDAFSQSGLYSNHQDIGPRYAGVLLGLSNTAGVLAGVFGTAATGYILQRAGSWDDVFKVAVVLYIIGTLVWNLFSTGEKILD, encoded by the exons ATGGCTATCGGCAGCTTGATTTCTAACCGGAACCTCGGTTCTTTTATCGGCTCAG GAAAAGTTCGTGAACAAGCTATTTTACAGCATAAGGGAGAGCGGCCAAGCATTGCAGCTGCTAGATTTGCACATGGAAACATCTTCTACCGAAAGTGTCATAGCCAAATGGCCATTTCTTATACTTCCGGATTCTCATGTTCGCCAGTTCTTCGAGTCACCAATCACTCAAGCGAAAAAACTTCGAAATCCTTAGCAGTTCCTCTACAAAGAAGTCTAGGAAGATGTAACTGTTCTTCATATCCTTTTGTTGGTAATTGGCTTCAGCTGACCAAAGGACAATTTCAGCATTTTGAATTTGTCAAGGTCAACAGAACCCGTGCTCACTATAAATCCGAGGAGTATGACATAACGCAAGCTGCAGAGGGGTCAAGTGAGGCTGTATTAGTAGAAGGAAACCTCCCTTGGTGGGAGCAGTTTCCAAAGCGATGGGTGATTGTACTACTCTGTTTTATGGCATTTCTTTTATGCAACATGGACCGT GTAAACATGAGCATTGCAATACTTCCAATGTCACAAGAGTTCAATTGGAACAGTGCAACAGTTGGTTTGATTCAGTCTTCATTTTTCTGGGGCTACCTAATGACTCAG ATTGTTGGAGGCATCTGGGCAGATAAAATTGGTGGAAAGCTAGTATTGGGTTTTGGAGTTGTCTGGTGGTCAATAGCTACAGTTTTGACTCCTATCGCTGCAAGAATTGGACTCCCATTCCTGTTGATGATGCGAGCTTTTATGGGAATTGGTGAG GGTGTTGCTATGCCCGCTATGAATAATATTCTTTCTAAGTGGATTCCTGTCTCAGAGAGAAGCAGATCACTTGCCCTAGTTTATAGTGGCATGTATCTTGGTTCTGTCATGGGATTAGCTGTCTCTCCTGTTCTAATCCAAAAATTTGGATGGCCATCAGTCTTCTACTCATTTGGATCACTAGGAAGTATATGGTTTGCTTTATGGCTAAGAAAG GCTTATAGCTCTCCAAAAGAAGACCCAGAGCTTAGCGCACAGGAAAAAAAGCTTATATTGGGAGGCAGTGTATCAAAGGAACCTGTTTCAGTCATTCCTTggaaattaatactatcaaaaGCACCTGTTTGGGCTCTCATTATTTCTCACTTCTGCCATAATTGGGgaacttttattcttttaacgTGGATGCCTACATACTACAATCAG gtTTTGAAGTTTAATCTCACGGAATCTGGGCTATTCTGTGTCTTGCCATGGTTGACCATGGCTTTTTTCGCAAATATAGGAGGGTGGATTGCTGACACACTAGTGAGCAAAGGTCTTTCCATAACTGCAGTTCGAAAG ATCATGCAATCAATTGGCTTTTTAGGGCCAGCTTTCTTTCTAACACAGCTGAGCCATGTTAGGACTCCTGCTATGGCTGTACTATGCATGGCCTGCAGTCAG GGATCTGATGCATTCTCTCAGTCTGGTCTCTATTCCAATCACCAAGACATCGGCCCCCGTTATGCT GGAGTTCTATTAGGACTATCAAATACTGCAGGAGTGCTTGCTGGCGTCTTTGGTACTGCTGCTACTGGATACATTCTCCAAAGAG CAGGTTCTTGGGATGATGTGTTTAAGGTGGCTGTAGTATTATACATCATAGGCACATTAGTCTGGAACTTATTTTCAACTGGAGAGAAAATTCTGGACTAG
- the LOC8261894 gene encoding cytochrome P450 86A8 isoform X1 — MLVFVYTMDVSTALMLFSAVTAYLLWFTFISRSLKGPRVWPLLGSLPGLIENCDRMHDWICDNLRACGGTYQTCICAIPFLAKKQGLVTVTCDPRNIEHILKTRFDNYPKGPTWQAVFHDLLGEGIFNSDGDTWLFQRRTAALEFTTRTLRQAMARWVSRAIKLRFCPILETAQLKAEPVDLQDTLLRLTFDNICGLAFGQDPQTCAPGLPDNSFALAFDQATEASLQRFILPEVLWKFKKWLRLGMEVDLSRSLTQLDEYLTAVINARKKELLNQQKDGNLHDDLLSRFMKKKESYSDTFLQHVALNFILAGRDTSSVALSWFFWLIIQNPSVEEKILDEICTVLNETRGADVSKWVNEPLGFEEVDRLIYLKAALSETLRLYPSVPEDSKHVVADDVLPDGTFVPAGSSVTYSIYATGRMRSTWGDDCLEFKPERWLSEDGKNFMKHDSYKFVAFNAGPRICLGKHLAYLQMKSVAAALLLRHRITLVPGHKVEQKMSLTLFMKDGLKVNVHKRNLEGTAARVITRNNLVRNNNEGRDGVRCNGVSESGEEEVVGVV; from the coding sequence ATGCTCGTATTCGTCTATACTATGGATGTATCTACGGCGTTAATGCTTTTCTCTGCCGTTACTGCTTATCTTTTGTGGTTCACTTTCATCTCACGGTCGTTAAAGGGCCCACGTGTCTGGCCGTTGTTGGGTAGTCTTCCCGGCTTGATCGAGAATTGTGACCGCATGCATGACTGGATCTGTGACAATCTCCGCGCGTGTGGTGGGACGTACCAAACTTGCATCTGTGCTATTCCTTTTCTTGCTAAGAAGCAAGGTCTCGTGACTGTCACGTGTGACCCGAGAAATATTGAGCACATCTTGAAAACCCGCTTCGACAATTACCCTAAAGGTCCCACGTGGCAAGCCGTATTCCATGATTTGCTAGGTGAAGGGATCTTTAACTCCGATGGCGACACCTGGCTGTTTCAACGCAGGACTGCCGCACTTGAATTCACCACCAGGACTCTTCGCCAAGCTATGGCTCGATGGGTGAGCCGGGCTATAAAGTTGAGATTCTGCCCTATTCTTGAAACGGCTCAACTCAAAGCCGAGCCTGTTGATCTTCAAGACACATTGCTCCGTCTCACTTTTGATAATATATGCGGCTTGGCTTTTGGCCAGGATCCACAGACGTGCGCGCCGGGACTCCCTGATAACAGCTTCGCTTTGGCTTTTGACCAAGCCACAGAAGCCTCTCTTCAACGGTTTATTTTGCCTGAAGTTTTGTGGAAGTTTAAAAAATGGCTTCGGCTTGGCATGGAAGTGGACTTAAGCCGAAGCCTTACTCAGCTTGACGAGTACTTAACGGCCGTTATCAACGCACGTAAGAAAGAGTTATTAAACCAACAAAAAGACGGAAATTTGCATGACGATTTGCTGTCAAGATtcatgaagaaaaaggaatccTACTCAGACACATTTCTTCAACACGTAGCACTCAATTTCATCTTAGCTGGACGTGACACGTCATCAGTTGCATTGAGCTGGTTCTTTTGGTTGATCATCCAAAACCCATCAGTGGAAGAGAAAATCTTGGATGAAATATGCACCGTTTTGAATGAGACACGTGGTGCTGACGTGTCAAAATGGGTTAATGAGCCACTAGGGTTTGAAGAAGTTGATCGTTTGATCTACTTAAAAGCAGCATTATCAGAAACCCTAAGGCTTTATCCTTCTGTTCCTGAAGACTCAAAGCATGTTGTGGCCGACGATGTGTTACCGGACGGAACATTCGTGCCGGCTGGCTCATCGGTGACTTACTCGATATATGCAACAGGGAGAATGAGGTCAACTTGGGGCGATGATTGCTTGGAGTTTAAACCAGAGAGATGGCTATCAGAAGACGGAAAGAATTTTATGAAGCATGACTCTTATAAATTTGTAGCGTTCAATGCAGGTCCAAGAATATGCTTAGGAAAACATTTGGCATATTTGCAAATGAAGTCAGTGGCGGCGGCACTGCTGCTCCGGCACCGGATAACGTTGGTACCGGGGCACAAGGTAGAGCAGAAGATGTCACTAACATTGTTCATGAAAGACGGGCTTAAGGTGAATGTGCATAAAAGAAACTTAGAAGGAACTGCAGCAAGAGTAATTACGAGGAATAATTTGGTCAGGAATAATAATGAGGGAAGGGATGGCGTTAGATGTAACGGAGTTAGTGAGAGTGGAGAAGAGGAGGTAGTTGGTGTAGTTTAA
- the LOC8261894 gene encoding cytochrome P450 86A2 isoform X2, with translation MHDWICDNLRACGGTYQTCICAIPFLAKKQGLVTVTCDPRNIEHILKTRFDNYPKGPTWQAVFHDLLGEGIFNSDGDTWLFQRRTAALEFTTRTLRQAMARWVSRAIKLRFCPILETAQLKAEPVDLQDTLLRLTFDNICGLAFGQDPQTCAPGLPDNSFALAFDQATEASLQRFILPEVLWKFKKWLRLGMEVDLSRSLTQLDEYLTAVINARKKELLNQQKDGNLHDDLLSRFMKKKESYSDTFLQHVALNFILAGRDTSSVALSWFFWLIIQNPSVEEKILDEICTVLNETRGADVSKWVNEPLGFEEVDRLIYLKAALSETLRLYPSVPEDSKHVVADDVLPDGTFVPAGSSVTYSIYATGRMRSTWGDDCLEFKPERWLSEDGKNFMKHDSYKFVAFNAGPRICLGKHLAYLQMKSVAAALLLRHRITLVPGHKVEQKMSLTLFMKDGLKVNVHKRNLEGTAARVITRNNLVRNNNEGRDGVRCNGVSESGEEEVVGVV, from the coding sequence ATGCATGACTGGATCTGTGACAATCTCCGCGCGTGTGGTGGGACGTACCAAACTTGCATCTGTGCTATTCCTTTTCTTGCTAAGAAGCAAGGTCTCGTGACTGTCACGTGTGACCCGAGAAATATTGAGCACATCTTGAAAACCCGCTTCGACAATTACCCTAAAGGTCCCACGTGGCAAGCCGTATTCCATGATTTGCTAGGTGAAGGGATCTTTAACTCCGATGGCGACACCTGGCTGTTTCAACGCAGGACTGCCGCACTTGAATTCACCACCAGGACTCTTCGCCAAGCTATGGCTCGATGGGTGAGCCGGGCTATAAAGTTGAGATTCTGCCCTATTCTTGAAACGGCTCAACTCAAAGCCGAGCCTGTTGATCTTCAAGACACATTGCTCCGTCTCACTTTTGATAATATATGCGGCTTGGCTTTTGGCCAGGATCCACAGACGTGCGCGCCGGGACTCCCTGATAACAGCTTCGCTTTGGCTTTTGACCAAGCCACAGAAGCCTCTCTTCAACGGTTTATTTTGCCTGAAGTTTTGTGGAAGTTTAAAAAATGGCTTCGGCTTGGCATGGAAGTGGACTTAAGCCGAAGCCTTACTCAGCTTGACGAGTACTTAACGGCCGTTATCAACGCACGTAAGAAAGAGTTATTAAACCAACAAAAAGACGGAAATTTGCATGACGATTTGCTGTCAAGATtcatgaagaaaaaggaatccTACTCAGACACATTTCTTCAACACGTAGCACTCAATTTCATCTTAGCTGGACGTGACACGTCATCAGTTGCATTGAGCTGGTTCTTTTGGTTGATCATCCAAAACCCATCAGTGGAAGAGAAAATCTTGGATGAAATATGCACCGTTTTGAATGAGACACGTGGTGCTGACGTGTCAAAATGGGTTAATGAGCCACTAGGGTTTGAAGAAGTTGATCGTTTGATCTACTTAAAAGCAGCATTATCAGAAACCCTAAGGCTTTATCCTTCTGTTCCTGAAGACTCAAAGCATGTTGTGGCCGACGATGTGTTACCGGACGGAACATTCGTGCCGGCTGGCTCATCGGTGACTTACTCGATATATGCAACAGGGAGAATGAGGTCAACTTGGGGCGATGATTGCTTGGAGTTTAAACCAGAGAGATGGCTATCAGAAGACGGAAAGAATTTTATGAAGCATGACTCTTATAAATTTGTAGCGTTCAATGCAGGTCCAAGAATATGCTTAGGAAAACATTTGGCATATTTGCAAATGAAGTCAGTGGCGGCGGCACTGCTGCTCCGGCACCGGATAACGTTGGTACCGGGGCACAAGGTAGAGCAGAAGATGTCACTAACATTGTTCATGAAAGACGGGCTTAAGGTGAATGTGCATAAAAGAAACTTAGAAGGAACTGCAGCAAGAGTAATTACGAGGAATAATTTGGTCAGGAATAATAATGAGGGAAGGGATGGCGTTAGATGTAACGGAGTTAGTGAGAGTGGAGAAGAGGAGGTAGTTGGTGTAGTTTAA